A single Seriola aureovittata isolate HTS-2021-v1 ecotype China chromosome 19, ASM2101889v1, whole genome shotgun sequence DNA region contains:
- the LOC130187588 gene encoding N-lysine methyltransferase SMYD2-like has translation MTGSIEGLERFDSPGKGRGLRVTRPFKVGELLFSSPAYSYVLSVKERDCYCEFCFTRKEGLARCGKCKKAFYCNVKCQKGDWSMHKLECSAISAFGENWCPSEITRLVARILAKKKMQKERCMSEKLLLIEEIQSHVEDVDNEKREMNEGDIAGLHRFYSKHLEFPDHKDLLALFSQVACNGFTIEDDELSHIGTAVYPDVALINHSCLPSVIVTYNGMSAEVRAVQNMKPGDEVLISYIDLLYPTDDRNNRLRESYYFTCDCKECKSKSKDKAKLKVRKQSDPFEPEVISNMVRYARKTIREFRAFKHTKTPSELLEMCEQSLEEMGAIFHDSNVYMLHMMYQAMGVCLYMQDIDGAIRYGEKILKPYNQLYPPYSLNVSSMYLKLGRLYMGMERYSMGISALKKAMAIMEVVHGKDHYYLTELRKEMTQK, from the exons ATGACGGGCAGCATCGAGGGACTTGAGAGGTTTGACAGTCCCGGAAAAGGTCGAGGTCTCCGCGTTACCAGACCTTTTAAAGTTGGAGAGCTCCTGTTCTCCAGCCCGGCGTACTCTTATGTGCTTTCAGTGAAAGAGAGGGACTGCTACTGCGAGTTCTGCTTCACCAG GAAAGAGGGATTGGCAAGATGTGGGAAGTGCAAGAAAGCTTTCTACTGCAATGTGAAATGCCAG aaaGGGGACTGGTCCATGCACAAGCTGGAGTGCTCGGCAATAAGTGCATTCGGAGAGAACTGGTGCCCGTCAGAGATAACCCGCCTGGTGGCCCGGATCCTCGCCAAGAAG AAAATGCAGAAAGAAAGATGTATGTCTGAGAAGCTCTTGCTAATAGAAGAAATACAATCCC ACGTGGAAGATGTAGAtaatgagaaaagagagatgaacGAGGGAGACATTGCCGGACTGCATCGTTTTTACTCCAAACACTTGGAGTTTCCTGACCACAAAGACCTGCTCGCACTGTTCTCCcag GTTGCCTGTAATGGTTTCACTATAGAGGATGATGAATTATCCCACATAGGTACTGCAGTGTACCCAGA TGTGGCACTGATAAACCACAGCTGTCTTCCCAGCGTCATAGTCACGTATAACGGGATGTCAGCCGAGGTTCGGGCTGTGCAGAACATGAAGCCGGGAGATGAA GTGCTCATCAGCTACATAGACCTCCTTTATCCAACAGATGACCGTAACAACAGGCTGAGAGAGTCCTATTACTTCACCTGTGACTGCAAGGAATGTAAAAGCAAGTCCAAA GACAAGGCAAAGTTGAAAGTACGTAAGCAGAGTGACCCCTTTGAGCCAGAGGTCATCAGCAATATGGTGCGCTACGCCCGGAAAACCATCAGAGAGTTCAGAgccttcaaacacacaaaaa CCCCTAGTGAGTTACTGGAGATGTGTGAGCAGAGCCTGGAGGAGATGGGAGCCATCTTTCATGACTCTAATGTCTACATGCTTCACATGATGTACCAGGCCATGGGAGTTTGTCTTTACATGCAAGATATAGACGGAGCGATCAGATACGGCGAGAAGATCCTCAAACCCTACAA CCAGCTGTATCCTCCCTACTCCTTGAATGTGTCCTCCATGTACCTGAAGTTGGGCAGATTGTACATGGGGATGGAGAGGTACTCCATGGGCATTAGCGCTCTCAAGAAG GCAATGGCCATAATGGAGGTGGTTCACGGGAAAGATCACTACTACTTGACAGAGTTGCGCAAAGAGATGACACAAAAAtga